One Caballeronia sp. NK8 DNA window includes the following coding sequences:
- a CDS encoding alpha/beta fold hydrolase: protein MQELLGYPSKLAHIPGGQISFREAGQDRKDAIPLVLLHGIGSGAASWSKQLDSVGQARRVVAWDAPGYGESTPVKPCVPVAADYAEVLFAWLETIEIDRCVMVGHSLGAIIAGGFALAHGSKLAGLLLLSPARGYGNASAEVRDGKRNGRLEMLRTLGPEGLARERSSNMLSSAASDEARLFVHWNMSKVVPEGYEQATHLLANADLAADISRFRGRIAVAVGAEDTITPASACEPVARAAGVALQIVPQAGHAGYIELPGVYSNLIETFCRTCESW, encoded by the coding sequence ATGCAGGAACTGCTCGGGTACCCGTCTAAACTCGCGCATATTCCTGGTGGTCAGATTAGCTTTCGCGAGGCCGGTCAAGACAGAAAGGATGCGATCCCGCTGGTTTTACTGCATGGCATCGGTTCGGGTGCTGCGTCGTGGTCAAAGCAACTAGACAGCGTAGGGCAGGCGAGGCGCGTAGTGGCTTGGGACGCCCCCGGCTATGGCGAGTCGACGCCAGTGAAACCTTGCGTACCGGTAGCAGCCGATTACGCAGAAGTGCTTTTCGCGTGGCTTGAAACGATCGAAATAGATCGCTGCGTAATGGTGGGGCATTCGCTAGGAGCAATAATCGCTGGCGGGTTCGCGTTAGCGCACGGGTCCAAGCTCGCGGGTCTTTTGCTGCTTTCTCCAGCAAGAGGCTACGGCAACGCGAGTGCCGAGGTACGTGACGGAAAGCGCAATGGACGCTTGGAGATGCTCAGGACGCTTGGCCCAGAGGGTCTCGCAAGGGAGAGATCTTCGAATATGTTGTCGTCAGCCGCCAGCGATGAAGCTCGTCTATTTGTGCATTGGAACATGTCAAAGGTCGTACCAGAGGGGTACGAACAGGCGACGCATTTGCTCGCAAATGCGGATTTGGCAGCGGACATATCCAGATTCCGCGGTCGAATCGCAGTCGCCGTTGGCGCAGAAGATACCATCACTCCTGCGTCGGCTTGCGAGCCGGTTGCCCGCGCTGCGGGGGTGGCTTTGCAAATCGTTCCCCAAGCAGGGCATGCAGGTTACATCGAGCTTCCAGGCGTGTATTCGAACTTGATCGAAACATTCTGCCGTACATGTGAGAGCTGGTAG
- a CDS encoding non-heme iron oxygenase ferredoxin subunit, with the protein MDEQWQSVGRIDQIAEDAPIEFKGCGVEVGVFKVGESLYAIENVCPHAYALLTQGFVDGDTVECPLHEAVFHIPTGKCLKEPGGRDLKMYAVRLAGEEIQIKVE; encoded by the coding sequence ATGGATGAACAGTGGCAAAGCGTTGGGCGCATAGATCAGATCGCTGAGGACGCGCCGATTGAATTCAAGGGGTGTGGCGTAGAGGTGGGCGTCTTCAAGGTCGGAGAAAGCCTCTACGCCATTGAGAACGTATGCCCGCATGCGTATGCGTTGCTGACACAGGGCTTTGTTGATGGAGACACGGTCGAGTGCCCCTTGCACGAAGCGGTCTTCCACATCCCGACCGGAAAGTGTTTGAAAGAGCCCGGGGGACGCGATCTGAAGATGTACGCGGTGCGTCTTGCCGGTGAAGAAATCCAGATCAAGGTGGAGTGA
- a CDS encoding RraA family protein has translation MNQLPVLQISERLGALSSSDAADALMSLGVSRVVMNELQNFGSSKGSIVGRARTLRFLPEREDIESAPGRRVNRQLYETVNPGDVLVVDALGAPYAAMGDMMFSRLAYRGVGAIVVDGAVRDVGAAASKDFPVFARGRSARPYFGAMQPWEADVAVQCAGVLVCSGDWIVADNDGIVVVPPSLASDVVEMAERKRIADQFSRALIEAGFPLADAYPLPRYMNTFLARYLDDQVLPTQEEVAASKD, from the coding sequence ATGAATCAACTACCCGTGCTACAAATCAGCGAGCGGCTCGGAGCACTTAGTTCTTCCGACGCAGCTGACGCATTGATGAGCTTGGGCGTATCACGCGTTGTGATGAACGAGCTGCAGAACTTCGGAAGCTCAAAGGGCTCTATTGTTGGGCGCGCAAGAACGTTGCGGTTCCTCCCGGAAAGGGAGGACATCGAAAGTGCACCAGGACGCCGGGTTAATCGGCAGCTATATGAAACCGTCAATCCGGGGGACGTGTTAGTCGTTGACGCTTTGGGCGCACCGTACGCCGCTATGGGAGACATGATGTTTTCCCGATTAGCCTACAGGGGTGTCGGTGCGATCGTTGTGGACGGCGCGGTGCGAGACGTTGGGGCCGCAGCAAGCAAAGACTTTCCTGTGTTCGCCCGGGGTAGGTCTGCAAGACCTTACTTCGGCGCGATGCAGCCGTGGGAGGCTGATGTCGCCGTCCAATGCGCGGGTGTACTCGTTTGCTCCGGCGATTGGATAGTCGCAGATAACGACGGGATAGTTGTTGTTCCCCCTAGCCTTGCGTCGGACGTGGTCGAGATGGCGGAGCGTAAGCGCATCGCAGATCAGTTCAGCCGGGCGTTGATTGAGGCGGGCTTTCCACTCGCAGACGCCTATCCTCTGCCGCGATACATGAATACATTCTTGGCGCGATACCTTGACGATCAAGTTTTGCCGACGCAAGAAGAAGTGGCTGCCTCGAAAGACTGA
- a CDS encoding GTPase-associated system all-helical protein GASH, with protein MSETTAQYLSRLHLSTGLVSDTDVVDRRATAIKSVAEKCTIEQAVIGASVAAGIASDFSKLQWLTTPISAADPTYAPVGIDKSAAIAASAFTNAVLAGSDKRSSAAALVVLSAGLSAARVTIVDDRLSAAAQRRLWAIQQIGGPQIKYSQPSASVVAEQIVALSTPLAQNNAPAAVEPLKAVVDGLVKADAAQGKAASEAVSAIITRQNLLEAEVQMLWWVVGKASHELLKPFADLPAYEAAARAAKELVGMFSPHRPSGPFAAPSLLERVLESNQKSRSAAQTLEKAMSGLAKEVRAALFVARPSASAAPAAFPIMLAAEFSLESNDEPDWKPRFTRTSHVDATHELTPVEFAKQLLREFLLWKMLSTS; from the coding sequence ATGTCGGAGACGACCGCACAGTATCTATCGCGCTTGCACCTCTCAACTGGTCTGGTATCGGATACGGATGTAGTGGACCGCAGGGCAACGGCGATCAAGTCGGTAGCTGAAAAGTGCACAATCGAACAGGCCGTCATCGGTGCGTCGGTCGCGGCTGGCATCGCGAGCGATTTTTCTAAGCTGCAGTGGTTGACCACGCCGATTTCCGCCGCTGATCCTACATACGCACCTGTAGGAATTGACAAATCCGCAGCTATCGCCGCGTCTGCGTTCACGAACGCGGTGCTTGCGGGTTCGGACAAGCGCAGCTCGGCTGCGGCGCTCGTTGTGTTGTCAGCGGGCCTGTCTGCCGCGCGAGTTACCATCGTCGACGATCGGCTTTCGGCCGCGGCCCAGCGACGTTTGTGGGCAATCCAGCAGATCGGGGGGCCGCAAATTAAATATAGTCAACCATCGGCGTCGGTTGTGGCGGAGCAGATCGTGGCGCTAAGCACCCCGTTGGCGCAAAACAATGCCCCAGCGGCGGTTGAGCCGTTGAAGGCGGTAGTTGATGGGCTCGTGAAGGCAGACGCTGCACAGGGCAAAGCAGCGTCTGAGGCAGTTTCAGCGATTATCACCAGACAAAATCTGCTAGAAGCAGAAGTGCAAATGCTGTGGTGGGTAGTCGGTAAGGCGAGTCACGAGTTGCTGAAACCGTTTGCCGATCTTCCGGCCTATGAAGCTGCCGCTCGTGCCGCGAAGGAGCTCGTTGGGATGTTTTCGCCGCATCGGCCATCAGGTCCATTCGCAGCACCATCGCTGTTAGAGCGCGTTCTGGAGTCGAATCAAAAATCGAGGTCTGCCGCACAGACACTTGAGAAGGCAATGAGCGGACTCGCTAAGGAGGTGCGCGCAGCGTTGTTTGTTGCTAGGCCGTCTGCATCCGCTGCGCCGGCCGCATTTCCGATCATGCTCGCAGCGGAATTTTCTCTTGAAAGCAACGACGAGCCGGACTGGAAGCCTCGGTTCACACGTACATCCCATGTTGACGCAACGCACGAGCTCACTCCGGTCGAGTTCGCCAAGCAACTTCTTCGTGAGTTCCTGCTATGGAAGATGCTGTCAACGTCGTAA
- a CDS encoding recombinase-like helix-turn-helix domain-containing protein: MSEVTVNFNPFLKPWLAPQPNNVAGKGVIERPGQVENFPWQARKAEPTQYENDFGDALEKVFADGALQLHEVSDGLNRVGFRTPHGGLWTPETLAAELHALAE; the protein is encoded by the coding sequence ATGTCGGAAGTGACCGTGAACTTTAATCCGTTCCTCAAGCCATGGCTGGCACCGCAGCCGAATAACGTTGCAGGCAAGGGCGTGATCGAGCGGCCCGGCCAAGTTGAGAATTTCCCATGGCAGGCGCGTAAGGCGGAGCCGACGCAGTACGAGAACGACTTCGGTGACGCGCTAGAGAAAGTCTTCGCCGACGGCGCGTTGCAACTGCACGAAGTCAGCGACGGGTTGAATCGCGTCGGCTTTCGCACGCCGCACGGTGGTCTGTGGACACCCGAGACGCTGGCTGCCGAGCTGCACGCGCTGGCCGAATAA
- a CDS encoding IclR family transcriptional regulator, translating into MTETVPGLERGLKMLTEFSAREPVLGAPELTKRLGIPRSTVFRLLQTLESLRFVERVDKDRNFSLGPAVLQLGYGFLASMEIARTGQPVIESLRDVTGLACHVVIRDGRDIVVVARAKSQLPLLRSVRINVGTRLPAHAATHGFALMADLTLGELRSLYPEPTLRRFTSLTPGTVEELHARALEDAKRGYSIGESSFESGISVVSAPIRDATGRLVAVATATVAASKVDMALLEDGLVWKVKDAANEISRRLSRSTQATSKYLEQAELQ; encoded by the coding sequence ATGACTGAGACTGTGCCAGGACTCGAGCGTGGTCTGAAGATGCTAACGGAGTTTTCCGCTCGTGAACCGGTGCTCGGGGCGCCTGAGCTGACGAAGCGGCTGGGAATTCCGCGCTCGACCGTTTTTCGCCTTCTTCAAACGCTCGAGTCTTTGAGGTTTGTAGAGCGAGTGGACAAGGATAGAAATTTCAGCCTTGGTCCTGCGGTGCTACAGCTCGGCTACGGCTTCCTAGCGTCGATGGAAATAGCACGTACCGGTCAGCCCGTGATCGAGTCGCTGCGGGATGTAACAGGCCTCGCTTGCCATGTGGTCATTCGTGATGGGCGGGACATTGTTGTTGTCGCACGAGCAAAGAGTCAGCTCCCGCTGTTGAGGTCGGTACGGATTAACGTAGGAACCCGCTTACCTGCTCATGCTGCCACCCACGGTTTTGCCCTAATGGCCGATCTCACTCTTGGAGAGCTCCGGTCGTTGTATCCAGAACCGACGCTACGGCGCTTCACATCTCTTACGCCAGGTACGGTCGAGGAGTTGCACGCACGCGCACTAGAAGATGCGAAGAGGGGCTACTCAATCGGCGAATCTTCATTTGAGAGTGGCATCTCCGTGGTATCGGCTCCAATCCGCGATGCAACGGGGAGGTTGGTAGCCGTTGCGACGGCAACCGTCGCGGCTTCTAAGGTCGACATGGCCCTCCTCGAGGACGGACTCGTCTGGAAGGTCAAAGACGCTGCAAATGAAATCTCTCGACGGCTCTCGCGGAGCACTCAGGCAACGAGTAAATACCTCGAGCAGGCGGAGTTGCAATGA
- the istA gene encoding IS21 family transposase has translation MPGTYVTDQQVRLYMSKRKHHTQEVAAAMAGMSVRTARRIEHEGRLPSQKPSRAWRTRHDPFAEVWESEVVPLLRHAPRLKAITLLCKLQEAHPGLFPDSMRRTLERRVSQWRALEGPGKEIFFPQQHLPGVQGLSDFTDMRDLRVTVAGAPLDHRLYHFVLAFSHWEYAYVVEGGESFEALSTGLQNALWQAGGCPHEHRTDSLSAAFKNLQTEEDFTARYDALLVHYGMAGTRNNVGVAHENGSVESSHRHLKEAIDQALMLRGHRDFDDRAAYDAFVRDVVMRRNRRNAAAFNAEREHLQDLPAHRTTDFIEEEARVTRCGTFTVRGILYSAPSRLIGHRLKVRVYADHLDCYLSGALVHSTARGSHAANSRRRKLDYRHFIEALKRKPQAFKGLAFRDDLFPREAYRRTWERLEARLTQREACKTMVGLLELAANHGVEAVLAERLEALLAAGELPDLEQLQNEFAPRQAQCPDVAVDMPTAALYDTLLGEEASV, from the coding sequence ATGCCTGGAACCTACGTGACGGACCAGCAGGTCCGACTCTATATGAGTAAGCGCAAACATCACACTCAGGAAGTCGCCGCGGCGATGGCGGGCATGAGCGTTCGCACGGCCCGGCGCATCGAGCATGAGGGCCGTCTGCCGTCGCAGAAGCCATCACGCGCGTGGCGTACACGTCACGATCCGTTCGCGGAAGTTTGGGAGAGCGAGGTCGTGCCATTGCTGCGCCACGCGCCCCGGCTCAAGGCCATCACGTTGCTGTGCAAGCTGCAGGAGGCGCATCCGGGCCTCTTCCCTGACAGCATGCGGCGTACGCTCGAGCGGCGCGTCAGCCAATGGCGCGCACTCGAGGGCCCTGGCAAGGAGATCTTCTTCCCGCAGCAGCACTTGCCCGGCGTGCAGGGGCTCTCGGACTTTACCGACATGCGGGATCTGCGCGTGACGGTCGCCGGTGCGCCCCTCGATCACCGGCTCTATCACTTCGTGCTCGCGTTCTCGCACTGGGAATATGCCTATGTCGTCGAAGGTGGCGAGAGCTTCGAGGCCCTCTCCACCGGATTACAGAACGCGCTGTGGCAAGCCGGCGGCTGCCCGCATGAGCATCGCACCGACAGCCTATCGGCAGCGTTCAAGAATTTGCAGACTGAAGAGGACTTCACGGCTCGCTATGACGCACTGCTGGTGCATTACGGCATGGCCGGCACGCGCAATAACGTCGGCGTGGCCCATGAGAACGGTAGTGTGGAATCCTCGCACCGCCATCTGAAGGAGGCGATCGACCAAGCGCTGATGCTGCGTGGCCATCGCGACTTCGACGATCGGGCTGCCTATGACGCGTTTGTTCGCGACGTCGTCATGCGCCGTAACCGCCGTAACGCAGCGGCGTTTAACGCTGAGCGCGAACATTTGCAGGATTTGCCCGCACATCGCACGACCGACTTCATCGAAGAGGAAGCACGCGTGACACGCTGTGGCACCTTCACCGTGCGGGGCATTCTCTACAGCGCGCCGTCGCGCCTGATTGGTCACCGTCTGAAGGTGCGCGTCTATGCCGATCACCTCGACTGCTATCTGTCCGGCGCGCTCGTGCACAGCACAGCACGGGGCTCGCATGCGGCCAATAGCCGCCGTCGCAAGCTCGACTACCGGCACTTCATTGAGGCGCTCAAGCGCAAGCCCCAGGCGTTCAAGGGGCTAGCGTTTCGCGACGACTTGTTTCCGCGCGAGGCGTACCGCCGGACGTGGGAGCGGCTTGAGGCTCGGCTCACGCAGCGCGAAGCCTGCAAGACCATGGTCGGCTTACTGGAACTGGCCGCGAATCACGGAGTCGAGGCCGTTCTTGCTGAGCGGCTCGAGGCGTTGCTCGCCGCTGGCGAGCTGCCCGATCTCGAGCAACTACAGAATGAATTTGCGCCGCGGCAGGCGCAATGCCCAGACGTGGCTGTGGACATGCCGACGGCCGCTCTCTATGACACGCTGCTTGGCGAGGAGGCATCGGTATGA
- a CDS encoding cupin domain-containing protein, translating to MADTEVGTADVEQRAGGSLAELMSNRVALFETRKYDWDALKFQADYDPAYRRAQMRYVGTGGTGVAKDVNTVPAGSFTFSTMVIPAGNIGPSHIHIDVEEIFFVLRGKMKVICEKDGETWEAVLGERDLISVPPGVYRSEINVGEEDALMCVMLGSPKPITPTYPPDSPLAKLKR from the coding sequence ATGGCAGATACAGAAGTCGGGACTGCGGACGTTGAACAGCGCGCCGGTGGAAGCCTCGCCGAGTTGATGAGCAATCGGGTAGCGCTTTTCGAGACAAGAAAATACGACTGGGACGCGCTCAAATTCCAGGCGGACTACGACCCGGCGTATCGACGGGCGCAAATGCGGTACGTCGGAACCGGCGGCACGGGCGTCGCCAAGGACGTTAACACCGTTCCTGCGGGCTCGTTCACATTTTCGACTATGGTGATTCCAGCCGGCAACATTGGTCCGAGCCACATTCACATCGACGTTGAAGAAATCTTCTTCGTGCTGCGCGGGAAAATGAAGGTCATCTGCGAAAAAGATGGCGAGACATGGGAGGCGGTTCTCGGCGAGCGAGATCTGATTTCCGTGCCGCCCGGTGTGTATCGCAGCGAGATCAATGTCGGCGAGGAGGACGCTTTGATGTGCGTCATGCTGGGGTCGCCGAAACCGATCACGCCAACATATCCGCCCGATTCGCCGCTGGCTAAATTGAAACGCTGA
- the istB gene encoding IS21-like element helper ATPase IstB, which translates to MNAPAIYDAARMGLMLTELRLPTIARLWSEFTQRSDKEGWPSTRLLGALLEHELAERAKRRIERHRVESHLDPSKTLEAFDFGLVPMVSKAHVMALASGDSWLEKGATILLFGPPGAGKSHLGSGIGHALIDAGYRVLFTRTGEIVQKLQAARQSLQLPSMLAKLDHFDLIILDDLSYVRKDQAETSVLFELIAERYERRSLLITANAAFSGWNDVFPDPSMTVAAIDRLVHHSTIFELNVESYRRRSADDNKRARRRQLPHPESEGATTMPS; encoded by the coding sequence ATGAACGCGCCCGCAATTTACGATGCCGCCCGTATGGGGCTGATGCTCACCGAGTTGCGCTTGCCGACGATCGCGCGGCTATGGTCCGAGTTCACACAGCGCTCCGACAAGGAAGGCTGGCCATCGACGCGCCTGCTCGGCGCGCTGCTCGAGCACGAACTGGCCGAGCGCGCGAAACGGCGCATCGAGCGGCATCGCGTCGAATCGCATTTGGACCCAAGCAAGACGCTCGAGGCCTTCGACTTCGGCTTGGTACCAATGGTGTCCAAGGCACATGTAATGGCGCTCGCGAGCGGCGACTCGTGGCTCGAGAAAGGCGCCACGATCCTGCTGTTTGGGCCACCGGGTGCCGGGAAGAGCCATTTAGGCTCCGGCATTGGTCATGCGCTGATCGACGCCGGGTACCGGGTGCTGTTCACACGCACCGGCGAAATCGTGCAGAAGCTGCAGGCGGCACGCCAAAGCCTGCAGTTGCCATCGATGCTCGCCAAGCTCGATCACTTCGATCTGATCATCCTCGATGACCTGTCGTACGTCAGAAAGGACCAGGCCGAAACGAGCGTGCTGTTCGAATTGATTGCGGAAAGATACGAGCGTCGAAGCCTTCTCATCACGGCCAACGCCGCGTTCTCCGGCTGGAATGATGTCTTCCCCGATCCCTCAATGACGGTCGCCGCCATCGACCGACTGGTGCATCACTCGACGATCTTCGAGCTGAACGTGGAGAGCTACCGGCGTCGCAGTGCCGATGACAACAAGCGCGCGCGGCGGCGTCAATTACCCCACCCCGAATCGGAAGGAGCGACAACTATGCCGAGCTGA
- a CDS encoding aromatic ring-hydroxylating dioxygenase subunit alpha: MSSPVDRNSQEVDAAQALVKRGLRNYWYPVSPSWRVGNAPVGVTRLSEQIVLWRDQQGKVHALEDRCPHRGARLSLGWNLGTSVACWYHGVEVNGQGTVTNVPAVADCPLEGRKCVKSYPVEERAGAIFLWFGDEAHQDPAPLELPEELASEEYSSFLCVGNWKVNYQYVIDNVMDPMHGAYLHSVSHSMADGDKRAEMRVRKTERGLMFEKVGQRDVNFDWVELGETGNLWMRLAIPYAKKFGPGGSFGIVAMATPVDEDNSQCFFWRTRKVSGWERDAWRFLYRNRLEGLHWNVLEQDRSILEGLAPNAVDHEFLYQHDVGITRVRRLMKQRAQQQLEQLQAFQHKPEGIDTTSAQVASHV; the protein is encoded by the coding sequence ATGTCGTCCCCCGTCGATCGGAATTCTCAAGAAGTCGATGCCGCCCAAGCGCTGGTCAAGCGCGGGCTACGGAACTACTGGTACCCAGTCTCGCCCAGCTGGCGAGTGGGCAACGCGCCGGTCGGCGTGACGCGGCTGAGCGAGCAGATCGTTCTGTGGCGCGACCAACAAGGCAAGGTGCACGCACTGGAAGACCGTTGCCCGCATCGGGGCGCACGTCTTTCGCTGGGCTGGAATCTTGGTACCAGCGTCGCATGCTGGTACCACGGCGTCGAGGTGAACGGGCAAGGGACGGTGACCAATGTGCCGGCGGTTGCGGATTGCCCGTTGGAGGGCCGCAAGTGCGTGAAGTCGTATCCGGTAGAGGAGCGTGCTGGCGCAATTTTCTTGTGGTTCGGAGATGAGGCTCACCAAGATCCGGCGCCATTGGAGTTGCCCGAAGAGTTGGCATCGGAGGAGTATTCCAGTTTTCTATGCGTCGGCAACTGGAAGGTGAACTACCAGTACGTGATCGACAACGTCATGGACCCGATGCATGGTGCTTATCTGCATTCGGTGTCGCACTCGATGGCAGACGGCGACAAGCGCGCAGAGATGCGGGTGAGGAAGACCGAACGAGGTTTGATGTTTGAGAAGGTCGGGCAGCGCGATGTGAACTTCGATTGGGTCGAATTGGGCGAGACGGGCAATTTGTGGATGCGCTTGGCGATTCCGTATGCCAAGAAGTTCGGCCCGGGTGGCAGCTTCGGCATCGTGGCAATGGCCACGCCGGTTGACGAAGACAATAGCCAGTGTTTCTTCTGGCGCACGCGCAAGGTCTCAGGTTGGGAGCGAGACGCGTGGCGCTTTCTGTATCGCAACCGCCTCGAGGGCCTGCACTGGAACGTGCTGGAGCAAGACCGTTCCATTCTTGAGGGCCTCGCGCCAAACGCAGTAGATCACGAGTTCCTTTATCAGCACGACGTAGGCATTACGCGCGTACGCCGTTTGATGAAACAACGCGCGCAGCAGCAGCTCGAACAACTGCAGGCTTTTCAACACAAACCGGAAGGCATCGACACGACATCAGCGCAGGTCGCTTCGCATGTCTGA
- a CDS encoding SDR family oxidoreductase, which translates to MSEVPKVYSVAPLVGRRIVVTGGARGLGAAFVTSLLEAGATVAFGDCLTRESQALIESMGAVRESAHFAHLDLLDPHSVNDFFSECAERLGGIDGLVNNAAITNSGGVAADDLSVETWDAVMNVNVRGTWLASIAALPHLRASERGSIVNIASDTVLWGAPNVLAYVASKGAVVSMTRSLAREFGGAGITVNAIAPGLTEGEATAYVPAERHEHYLKGRAITRSQMASDVVGPVLFLLSDAARFVTGQLLPVNGGFVLN; encoded by the coding sequence ATGTCTGAGGTCCCCAAGGTCTATAGCGTCGCACCGTTAGTGGGCCGTCGTATCGTCGTCACCGGGGGAGCGCGCGGGCTTGGCGCTGCGTTTGTTACTTCCTTGTTAGAAGCGGGCGCGACGGTCGCATTCGGTGATTGTCTGACGCGAGAGAGTCAGGCGCTGATCGAATCAATGGGAGCGGTGCGAGAATCCGCACACTTCGCGCACTTGGATCTCCTAGATCCACACAGCGTCAACGATTTTTTTTCGGAATGCGCGGAACGGTTAGGTGGCATAGATGGACTTGTGAATAACGCTGCAATTACAAACTCTGGCGGTGTAGCCGCGGACGATCTCTCTGTCGAGACTTGGGACGCGGTCATGAACGTCAACGTGCGTGGCACCTGGTTGGCAAGCATCGCGGCTTTGCCCCATCTCCGCGCATCAGAGCGTGGCAGCATTGTAAACATTGCATCGGATACCGTACTGTGGGGTGCGCCTAACGTTCTGGCGTACGTTGCGAGCAAAGGTGCTGTCGTTTCAATGACGCGGTCACTGGCGCGGGAGTTTGGCGGTGCAGGGATAACGGTTAATGCGATCGCTCCGGGTCTGACCGAGGGTGAAGCAACGGCCTATGTTCCAGCCGAGCGGCACGAACACTACTTGAAGGGGCGAGCAATCACGCGCTCGCAGATGGCTAGCGACGTAGTGGGTCCGGTCCTCTTCCTGTTGTCCGACGCAGCACGGTTCGTGACAGGGCAGCTATTGCCGGTCAATGGCGGTTTCGTTCTTAATTGA
- a CDS encoding metallophosphoesterase produces the protein MKKVRLLHLSDIHFHPPGAIGHDPDYALREDLRLDLAAMVAGRGPLDAILVTGDIAFSAAKVEYENASEWLDAMADTGGCGREMVYVCPGNHDIDREFIRKNGLVEDLHDSVRGRPSHFEREQHLMRRLEQDVARELVYSPLTEYNKFAARYDCAFFADERYAWDSDDFVLNDGSALRIRGLNSALLSGPRDARGSLFLGAKAYTITRRAGVEYLTMCHHPPSWLIDGAEAHRSLEDRARILLFGHEHDQRIAFGRDNVALYAGATNPARDEKGWKPGYNIIEIWVERAGDVRQLHVEVVAREWQDRPVQFRNHEDRRNRPTHVHHFELEPWIAPHASEAPAMVTPSENGGPTAEAPAVKEESPRPPAMRSILHAFFRLPISRKSEIVGKLGLLDDSETRLPEVERFKRAIERAKQQGKLETLWKMTMERGS, from the coding sequence ATGAAAAAAGTTCGGCTGTTGCATCTTTCAGATATCCATTTCCACCCTCCGGGCGCAATCGGACACGATCCCGACTATGCGCTTCGGGAGGATCTCCGTTTGGATCTCGCGGCGATGGTTGCGGGGCGAGGTCCTCTCGACGCGATTCTAGTAACTGGAGATATCGCGTTTTCGGCGGCTAAGGTTGAGTACGAAAATGCTTCCGAGTGGCTCGATGCGATGGCCGACACCGGCGGTTGCGGGCGTGAGATGGTGTACGTATGTCCTGGCAATCACGATATTGACAGAGAGTTCATCCGCAAGAACGGGCTGGTTGAAGACTTGCACGATAGCGTGCGAGGTCGACCGTCACACTTCGAGCGGGAACAGCACCTCATGAGGCGCCTGGAACAAGACGTTGCCCGCGAGTTGGTGTACTCACCCCTGACGGAGTACAACAAGTTTGCTGCCCGGTACGATTGTGCTTTTTTTGCTGATGAGCGTTACGCTTGGGACAGTGACGACTTTGTGCTCAACGACGGGTCTGCCTTGAGGATACGAGGGCTGAATTCAGCGCTACTCTCGGGTCCCCGCGATGCACGCGGCTCCTTGTTTTTGGGCGCGAAGGCTTACACGATTACAAGGCGCGCCGGCGTTGAATACCTGACAATGTGCCACCATCCACCGTCATGGTTGATTGATGGCGCCGAGGCGCACCGATCTCTGGAAGACCGCGCACGTATTTTGTTATTTGGTCACGAACATGATCAGCGTATTGCGTTCGGTCGTGACAATGTCGCTTTGTACGCTGGCGCTACCAATCCAGCTCGGGACGAAAAGGGTTGGAAGCCGGGATACAACATCATAGAAATCTGGGTGGAACGCGCCGGAGATGTCCGCCAGCTCCATGTGGAGGTGGTAGCAAGAGAATGGCAGGACCGTCCGGTGCAGTTCCGTAACCACGAGGATCGTAGGAACAGGCCAACTCACGTTCACCATTTTGAGCTTGAGCCTTGGATCGCACCACACGCGTCGGAGGCTCCGGCAATGGTAACCCCAAGCGAGAATGGTGGTCCGACGGCCGAAGCGCCGGCCGTGAAAGAGGAATCTCCGCGTCCGCCTGCAATGCGATCGATTCTCCACGCATTCTTTCGGCTGCCAATCTCTCGGAAAAGCGAAATCGTCGGGAAGCTTGGCCTGCTCGATGACAGCGAGACACGGCTACCGGAAGTCGAGCGCTTCAAGCGTGCAATCGAACGCGCGAAGCAGCAGGGTAAGCTAGAGACGCTCTGGAAAATGACAATGGAACGGGGAAGTTAA